The following nucleotide sequence is from Calidithermus timidus DSM 17022.
GTGCGTAGAGGCCCAGTAAAACCAGTTGGCCAGCTCCCGATAAAAGCGCTGGTTGAGTTCTTTGGTGTCCAGTTGCTTGCGCCAGGCCCGGTCTAGCTCCACAAAGTGCGTAATGGTTTTGCTGGCGCTCAGACTGGAGAGGGCCAGGTCGGCCAGGATGTCCAGGTGGGCGCGGTGGGGCTTTTGAAAGCGGATGTCCTTGATGAGCGTGACCTTGTTCCGCTCGATCACGTCCTTGCGCTCGTCCCGCTCGTTAACCCGCCGCTCTACGGCAGCGATGGTCAGGTACTCGCCGTACTTGAAAAGCACCATCACCGGCATGGGGAAGGCCCGGCTCAGCCTGCGGGTGAACTCGGCCAGTTGGCCCCGGGTGTACTCAAGCTCTTTGAGTTCCAGGGCCACAAACACGTAGGACTTCACAATTTGGTTCTCGTAGCGCCCCGCACCCAAACCCAGGCGAATCTCCTCGGTGGTGAGCTGGAACAAGAAGCAGAACTGGCGGGTATGGGCCTTTAGCTCGGAAAGCCTTTCGGGCTCGGGTAGGTCGTCCAGGTTGAGGGGCGCGGTGCGGCTGCTCTGGTAGCCCAGCGAGCGCCAGAGGGTGCGTGCGGCTTGCTCGAGGGGCTTATCGGCAAAATCCCTTAGAGCAATTACGAGATTCTTGCGCAGCTCCTGGTTCATTAGCCATAAATATACCGTTGCGGCACCTGCGGCAGTTTTTGACCAAGGGGTGCTGGAGTTTTCGCGAAAAGGCGGTTCTGAACCTACTTGTTTAGCCTGGGGTCAAAGGTAATACCGGATTCAAAAAGATACTCTTCAAAACCAAAAACCCAGGGGCTATCTTTTTGAATCCTAGAGCACTCCCTTCGGTCGGGTTAGTTCGTCACCATTCGGTGACGAACTAACCGAATCTGGTATAAATACCCGCTGCTCCCCGATGTGTACCTTGGCATAGTCGGGGTGGAGTACGTTCAGCACGTAGTTATGTTCCCATGTCACCACGGCACTGGGCACCCGTAAGAGCGCGCTCTTGCCCTCCTGGGCCCACCGGCTCCCCAGGCGCTTGGTGCTTTGGGGAGCCGGGCTTTGCTGCCAGTCGGGGGGTAGCTCGGGTAGTTCCGCCACCAGGCTTTCGTCGAACTCCACCGGAAAAGCGCGGTACTCCGGCAGCTCGTCGTAGCTCTCGGCGTGTACCAGCACCTCGAGGGCGGCCAGGCTGGTGGTGGAAGCAAGGTAGACCACCCGCGTTCCTGGGTGATTCCAGCGGTTGCCATAGCGGTAGCTGCCCTCGCCGTCGAAAGCCGTATCGGCCCGCGCAACGCTCACCAGCCGCCAGGCCTGTATCACCGCCATTAGGCGGGGCCTCCATCCAGGAGGCGCTCCAGCACCCGCTCGACTTCCTCCGCCCCGATGGGGGTGCTGGCGTACTCGAGGGGGGTTTTGCCCCCGAGGGCACGGTTGGGCTTTTTGAACCACCGGGCCACACCCTGCTCAGTGCGGAAGACCTGCTGGGCTTGTGCCACCAGTCGGGCGATGCGCAACAGGCGTTCGCTTTCCTCAGGGGTGAAGCGCCCGGTCTTCTTGCGACGGGCCAATGTGGTGAGGGGAAGCTGCACGACCTCGGCCAGCGCCTTTTCGGTAGTGTCCAGGGCGTGAACCAGGGCTGCCCACCCCTCCACCGGCAGGCCACTCTTGAGCTCCCGGATGCCTTCGTCGGTACTGTGGGGGTTCAGGCCGAAAAACGCCAGGGGCTCGAGGGTAGGGTCGGTGCGGGCGGGGAACATGGCAATTTCCATTTGGCAACTTGATTATACCAAATGGTTCTTGGGCTGTTCCAGAACGACCAGCCAGGTCACCAGCTCAAAAGGGGTTTCTTCAGTGACCTGCTCTTCCTGCTTGGGCACCATGCCCCCACGCCCTGTAAACAGGCTTTGCGTGGCTTTGCGCTGGAAGGTCTGGCGAATGCTGTCTAAGGCCGCGCGCAGCAGAGCAGAGGGCTGCTCGAGGTTTTCCAGATTGCCCGTTTGCTTGTCGAAGTAGTCGTGCAGGGTTTGGTCGGCCTTGGGTTGGTTGGCGCAAAGGGTGCGGTAGAGCTCGAGGGTCTGCTTGGCCTGGGCATAGGTGTAGCGCACCGTGCCATCGGAACGCACATATACCAAAAAGTAGGGACTCAGGGGGTTCAGGCCGACGTTGGCCGCAGGGCCGGTCTGGCGGAGGCAAAAGACGATGCCTGGCTGGGCGGTAGCGGTTTCGCTCACCAGGGCAAACAAGCCCAAGGGGGCGCTCTCGAGGGCCTCCCGGTGTTCGTCCAGAAAGTTGTTCAGGTCCATGCGGAAGTCGTCGAGGCTAAAGTCGGTCAGGGTCACGCCATCCTCGAGGTCTTCCAGGTCGAGCACCTCGTCCTTCAGGCGCAGGAGTTGGTGGTCGCGGTAGGAGAGGTCGGTGCGCACCTGTTCGGGGGTCAGGGGGTTGTCCTGCGCGGTGGCGGCGAGGTCTACCAGGGCCATACGGGCTTCTACCCGGTTCTTAAGGTTCAGGTAGGCATTCAGGTCGCCGGTGGGCCAGAAGTTGACCATCTGGATACTCTGGTTAGGGCTGCCGATGCGGTCTATGCGCCCGAAGCGCTGGATGAGCCGCACCGGGTTCCAGTGGATGTCGTAGTTCACCAGGTAGTCGCAGTCCTGGAGGTTTTGCCCCTCGGAAATGCAGTCGGTTGCAATCAGAATGTCGATCTCCTGGTCTTGGGGGAAGTTGGGCAGGCGTTCGCGGCGCTTGGCGCGGGGCGCAAAGTTGGTCAGAATGGCGCCAAAGTCGCTCTGGCCCAGGGTAGCCCGGTTCTCGCCGGTTCCCACCACCAGCCCGATATGCACCCCCTGGGCCCGCGCCCAGGGCTCGAGCTGTTCGTAGAGATACTTGGCCGTATCGGCAAAGGCGGTGAAGACCAGGGCTTTGCGGTTGGGCTGGCCCTGCTTGTTGCAGGTGGGGTTTTTGATTTTGGCCTCGAGCAACCCCCGCAATTCGGCCAGCTTGGCATCGCGTTCGGGTGTGACCGTGCGGGCCACGCTCAGAAGGTCGTTGAGCTGTTCAAAGTCGGCCCGCAGGTCTTGTAGCCAGCGCTCCACATCGAGGTGGCGCAGGTCGTACTTGATCTGTTTGCCCACCTGAAGGGCTTCTTGCAGCTCCTCGTCCTCTTCGGCCTCGAGTTCCACCGACTCCAGTTCGCCGTTTTGCTGGCGGGCTTTGAAATCCTCGAGCTTGCCGATCAGCTCTCTTATCTTTTCGCAGGTGCGCTCCAGGGTCAGGGCAAAGGAATGCACGCTGCTCTCCAGGCGCTTGAGGAAGTTGACCTTCATCATCCCGATCAGGTAGCGCTCGCGGTTGGCCTGGGTAAAGTTGGCCACGCCATCGCGCTCGTACCGCTCACGGAAGTCCTCGAGCACGTAGTTGAACGGGTTAAACAGGGCCAGCCGGTACTTGTCTATGTCGCTATGCACATCGTTGTATTCAGGAAAAATGCCCTCAATATCAATCTGAGCGTAGATGGCTCTGGGCTTTTGCCGCTCGGGGAAACCCCCTAGCCGGGCCATCTCGTGGGCGTAGTAGGTCTCAATATGTTTACGTGAGCGGGCCAGGGTCAGGCCATCGAGCAGCTTGAAGAAGGCTGGGCTCAGGCGCTCGAGCAGCTCTTCCGGAACGCGGAGCTCTTTGAGCGCCCACTGGTTGAATTCCCGCTGGGCCACCGCCAGCACGTCCTTGAGGCTCGAGACCCCCAGGGACTCGCCGAAGACGCCGTCTTTCCCACCCGAAATCAACATGAGCTGGTTACGCAGGTCGGAGAGGTCGGTGTTGACCGGGGTGGCCGAGAGCAGCAAGACCTTGGTGGGCACCCCTGCATTGATGATGTCTTCCAATAGCCGCTCGTAGCGGCTCTTGCGGATTACCTGCCCGTCCGAGCCTCGCCGCCCCCGGTTGTTGTTGCGGAAGTTGTGGCTCTCGTCTATGACCACCAGGTCGTAGTTACCCCAGTTGAGCGTTTGGAGGTTGATGTCCCCCACCACGCCACTCTCCCTGGATAGGTCGGTGTGGGAAAGCACCGTGTAGGCAAAGCGGTCTTTGAGGAAGGGGTTGAGTGGACTGTTGTTGTGAGCCTGGTAGACCGTCCAGTTCTCCCGCAGCTTCTTGGGGGTGAGCACCAGTACCCGGTCATTGAGGTTCTCGAAGTACTTGATGACCGCCAGTGCGGTATAGGTTTTGCCCAACCCCACGCTATCGGCCAGGATGCAGCCCCTGTGGGTGAGCAGCTTACGGATGGCCGCCTCGGCCCCGTGGCGCTGGAACTCAAACAGGGTTTTCCATATCTCGCTTTCGCTCAAACGTTGGCGTTGCTTGAGTTCTGGCCCTTCGCCGGCACTTTGCTGGGGAAAGAGGTGGTAAAGGGTTTTATAGTAGACAAACCTTGGGGCAGTAGGGGTGTAGAGGCGCTCGAGGTAGTCCAACACCTGCTGCTTTACGTCCTCTACAAGCTCGGTGTTGTTCCAGAGTTCCTCGAACCACTCCCAAACATCGTCACGGTCGCGGCGATCGGTGACCTCTATGTTCAGCTCGATGTTGCTGCGTTTGCCCAGCCCCAGCCCCTGCACGGTAAAGTTGCTGCTGCCCAGGATGGCTTCCTGGTAGTCGCCCTGTCGGATCTGGTAGACCTTTCCGTGCACAAAGCCCGGTCTTCGAACCGAACGAACCTCGACTTTTTCCTTGATCCAATCGGCGCACAGACGGGCTACCCGGCTTTGCTTGAGCTGCTGGGCAAGCTCGAGGGAGTCCTGCTCAATACGGGCGGTGGGGGGGCGTTGTTTGCTGGGGTCAAGGGTACGCACAAAGTTCGGCTCGCCAAACAAGAAGCGCATGCCGGATATGGTGTCGAGTTGGGTCTTGAGTGCCTCGTAGGCATAGATGGTAAAAAATGCTGATACCACTGCCATTTCTGACCCTGGGCGAATTTTTTCGCGCAGGAAATCGCCTACCGAGCCTCTGGAATGGTTGTCCTTCAAGCTGGATGCAACGGTTGCTCGAGGCATATAGCCTATTTTAGGCACTTTTATCTTTCCCCCAACTTCAGGCGGCGCTATAGGGGGTCGGGCAGCTCTGGTGTAGTGCCCATATGGCAAAAGCCCCATTCGGAGCCAGCCTGTGATTTTCTAAGCGGCAGCGCCTAGAATGGATGATTAACGGTGTACCGGATGGGTGCTCGAGGGGGTTCATAGATGGAATTCGTTCTCAACGGTCGGCGGGTGCAGCTGGAAAAGTTCGCGCCCCAGACCACGCTGCTCGATTACCTGCGGGCTTCGGGGCTCACCGGCTCCAAGGAGGGCTGTGCCGAGGGGGAGTGCGGGGCCTGCACGGTGGTGCTGGTGCGGGAGGGGCCGGCGGGCACCGAGTACCGCGGGGTCAATAGCTGCTTGCTGTTCCTGCCGATGCTGGCGGGGCAGGAGGTCTACACGGTGGAGGGGCTGGCCCAAGGCGGCAAGCTGGCCGAGGTGCAGGCGGCGATGGTACGGCACGGCGGCTCGCAGTGCGGTTACTGCACGCCCGGCTTCGTCATGAGCCTCTTCGCCGAGCAGTACCGCCCCGACCGGGGCCCGGACTTCGACCTGCACGCCCTGTCGGGCAACCTCTGCCGCTGCACGGGCTACCGCCCGATCAAAGACGCGGCGCTCTCGCTGGGGCCCGCCCCCGACGACGCCTTCAAGGCCCGGCTACGCGAGCCGGCCCCGGCGCTGGGGCCGGCGGTGTACGAGAGCGAGCAGGGGCGCTTCGTGCGGCCGGGGAGCCTCGAGGAGTGCCTCACCTTTCTGGCCCTGCACCCCGAGGCCAAGCTGATCGCGGGTGGAACCGACGTGGCGGTGGAGTCGAATTTGCACTACAAACGCTGGGAACTGCTGGTGGGCCTCGAGGCCATCCCCGAGCTCAAGGTTTTCGAGGAGCGGGGCGATGCGGTGGAGATCGGGGCGGGGCTCAGCCTGGGCGAGCTCGAGCGCCGCTGGAAGGGAGCGCCCCAGGCCGTGCGCGACCTGCTCCCGCTGTTCGCCTCGCCCCTGATCCGCAACAGCGCCACGCTGGGGGGCAACCTGGGCACGGCCTCGCCCATCGGGGACTCCCCGCCGGTGTTGTTGGCGCTGGATGCGGTGGTGCGGATCGCCGGGAAGGACGGGGAGCGCGTGGTGCCGCTGGCCGAGTTCTTCAAGGGCTATCGCCAGACCGCGCTGGGCCGGGGCGAGGTCATCGTCTCGCTGCGGGTGCCCAAGCCCTACCCCACCTACAGCCGCTTCTACAAGGTGGCCAAGCGGCGCATGGACGACATCTCCACGGTGGCGGCGGGCTTCGCCCTCGAGCTCGACGACGTGGGCCGGGTGGCGCGGCTCCGGCTGGCCTACGGTGGGGTGGCGGCCACGCCGGTGCGGCTGTTCGCGGTGGAGGAGGCCCTCACCGGCCGACCCTGGAGCGCCGCGAGCCTGCGGCGGGCCCAGGGAATGATCGCCGAGGCGATCAAGCCCATCAGCGACCACCGGGGCAGCGCCGAGTACCGCCTGCGGATGGCACAGAAGCTGCTGGAGAAGTTCTACTACGAGACCACGAGCGCGGAGGGGGTGAGAGGATGAGGGCCGAGGACAGATTCCTTTTTGGGACCAGCTACGTCGGTACGCCTGTAGGCAAGGCCATTCCCCACGAGAGCGCGGTGGAACACGTCACGGGGCGCGCGCTCTACACCGACGACCTATTGGCCCGCTTCCCCGAGCTGCTGCACGCCTGGCCAGTGCTGGCGCCGCACGCGCACGCCAGGGT
It contains:
- a CDS encoding RES family NAD+ phosphorylase → MAVIQAWRLVSVARADTAFDGEGSYRYGNRWNHPGTRVVYLASTTSLAALEVLVHAESYDELPEYRAFPVEFDESLVAELPELPPDWQQSPAPQSTKRLGSRWAQEGKSALLRVPSAVVTWEHNYVLNVLHPDYAKVHIGEQRVFIPDSVSSSPNGDELTRPKGVL
- the parS gene encoding type II toxin-antitoxin system Xre/ParS family antitoxin, which gives rise to MEIAMFPARTDPTLEPLAFFGLNPHSTDEGIRELKSGLPVEGWAALVHALDTTEKALAEVVQLPLTTLARRKKTGRFTPEESERLLRIARLVAQAQQVFRTEQGVARWFKKPNRALGGKTPLEYASTPIGAEEVERVLERLLDGGPA
- a CDS encoding helicase-related protein, translating into MAVVSAFFTIYAYEALKTQLDTISGMRFLFGEPNFVRTLDPSKQRPPTARIEQDSLELAQQLKQSRVARLCADWIKEKVEVRSVRRPGFVHGKVYQIRQGDYQEAILGSSNFTVQGLGLGKRSNIELNIEVTDRRDRDDVWEWFEELWNNTELVEDVKQQVLDYLERLYTPTAPRFVYYKTLYHLFPQQSAGEGPELKQRQRLSESEIWKTLFEFQRHGAEAAIRKLLTHRGCILADSVGLGKTYTALAVIKYFENLNDRVLVLTPKKLRENWTVYQAHNNSPLNPFLKDRFAYTVLSHTDLSRESGVVGDINLQTLNWGNYDLVVIDESHNFRNNNRGRRGSDGQVIRKSRYERLLEDIINAGVPTKVLLLSATPVNTDLSDLRNQLMLISGGKDGVFGESLGVSSLKDVLAVAQREFNQWALKELRVPEELLERLSPAFFKLLDGLTLARSRKHIETYYAHEMARLGGFPERQKPRAIYAQIDIEGIFPEYNDVHSDIDKYRLALFNPFNYVLEDFRERYERDGVANFTQANRERYLIGMMKVNFLKRLESSVHSFALTLERTCEKIRELIGKLEDFKARQQNGELESVELEAEEDEELQEALQVGKQIKYDLRHLDVERWLQDLRADFEQLNDLLSVARTVTPERDAKLAELRGLLEAKIKNPTCNKQGQPNRKALVFTAFADTAKYLYEQLEPWARAQGVHIGLVVGTGENRATLGQSDFGAILTNFAPRAKRRERLPNFPQDQEIDILIATDCISEGQNLQDCDYLVNYDIHWNPVRLIQRFGRIDRIGSPNQSIQMVNFWPTGDLNAYLNLKNRVEARMALVDLAATAQDNPLTPEQVRTDLSYRDHQLLRLKDEVLDLEDLEDGVTLTDFSLDDFRMDLNNFLDEHREALESAPLGLFALVSETATAQPGIVFCLRQTGPAANVGLNPLSPYFLVYVRSDGTVRYTYAQAKQTLELYRTLCANQPKADQTLHDYFDKQTGNLENLEQPSALLRAALDSIRQTFQRKATQSLFTGRGGMVPKQEEQVTEETPFELVTWLVVLEQPKNHLV
- a CDS encoding xanthine dehydrogenase small subunit; the protein is MEFVLNGRRVQLEKFAPQTTLLDYLRASGLTGSKEGCAEGECGACTVVLVREGPAGTEYRGVNSCLLFLPMLAGQEVYTVEGLAQGGKLAEVQAAMVRHGGSQCGYCTPGFVMSLFAEQYRPDRGPDFDLHALSGNLCRCTGYRPIKDAALSLGPAPDDAFKARLREPAPALGPAVYESEQGRFVRPGSLEECLTFLALHPEAKLIAGGTDVAVESNLHYKRWELLVGLEAIPELKVFEERGDAVEIGAGLSLGELERRWKGAPQAVRDLLPLFASPLIRNSATLGGNLGTASPIGDSPPVLLALDAVVRIAGKDGERVVPLAEFFKGYRQTALGRGEVIVSLRVPKPYPTYSRFYKVAKRRMDDISTVAAGFALELDDVGRVARLRLAYGGVAATPVRLFAVEEALTGRPWSAASLRRAQGMIAEAIKPISDHRGSAEYRLRMAQKLLEKFYYETTSAEGVRG